One window of Pseudomonas sp. FP198 genomic DNA carries:
- a CDS encoding glycine zipper 2TM domain-containing protein, translated as MNKSMLVGAVLGAVGVTAGGAVATYSLVKSGPEYAQVLAVEPVKTQIKTPREVCKDVTVTRQKPVQDQHQIAGTVLGAVAGGLLGNQIGGGTGKKIATVAGAAGGGYAGNKIQEGMQERDTYTTTQTRCNTVNDISDKVVGYDVRYMLDGKEGKVRMDRDPGNQIPVSKEGQLILGQNEPAQ; from the coding sequence GTGAACAAATCGATGCTGGTTGGTGCGGTATTGGGTGCTGTCGGTGTAACAGCCGGTGGTGCGGTCGCCACCTACAGCTTGGTAAAAAGTGGCCCTGAGTATGCGCAAGTACTGGCCGTGGAACCGGTCAAGACCCAGATCAAGACCCCGCGTGAAGTGTGCAAGGACGTGACAGTGACCCGGCAGAAGCCGGTTCAGGATCAACATCAGATCGCCGGCACCGTGCTCGGCGCCGTGGCCGGTGGCCTGTTGGGCAACCAGATCGGCGGCGGCACCGGCAAGAAGATCGCCACCGTGGCGGGTGCGGCCGGCGGCGGTTATGCCGGTAACAAGATTCAGGAAGGCATGCAGGAGCGCGACACGTACACCACCACCCAGACTCGCTGCAACACCGTCAATGACATCAGCGACAAGGTTGTAGGCTACGACGTTCGCTACATGCTCGACGGCAAGGAAGGCAAAGTCCGCATGGACCGCGACCCGGGCAACCAGATCCCGGTCAGCAAGGAAGGCCAGCTGATCCTGGGCCAGAACGAACCGGCCCAGTAA
- the suhB gene encoding inositol-phosphate phosphatase: MQPMLNIALRAARSASELIFRSIERLDTIKVDEKDAKDYVSEVDRAAEQKIVDALRKAYPNHSILGEETGMHAGTGIEGEEYLWIIDPLDGTTNFLRGIPHFAVSIACKYRGRLEHAVVLDPVRQEEFTASRGRGAQLNGRRLRVSGRTSLDGALLGTGFPFRDDQMDNLDNYLGMFRALVGQTAGIRRAGAASLDLAYVAAGRFDAFWESGLSEWDMAAGALLIQEAGGLVSDFTGGHDFLEKGHIVAGNTKCFKAVLTAIQPHLPASLKR, encoded by the coding sequence ATGCAGCCCATGCTGAATATCGCGCTGCGCGCCGCCCGCAGCGCCAGTGAACTGATCTTCCGCTCCATCGAGCGCCTGGATACCATCAAGGTCGATGAAAAAGATGCCAAGGACTACGTGTCCGAGGTTGATCGCGCCGCCGAACAGAAAATCGTCGACGCCCTGCGCAAGGCTTACCCGAACCACTCCATCCTCGGCGAAGAGACCGGCATGCACGCCGGTACCGGCATCGAAGGTGAAGAGTACCTGTGGATCATCGATCCGCTGGACGGCACCACCAACTTCCTGCGCGGCATTCCTCACTTCGCTGTCAGCATCGCCTGCAAATACCGTGGCCGCCTGGAACACGCCGTCGTGCTGGATCCGGTTCGCCAGGAAGAATTCACCGCCAGCCGTGGCCGTGGCGCCCAACTGAACGGCCGTCGCCTGCGCGTCAGCGGCCGCACCAGCCTGGACGGCGCCCTGCTGGGTACCGGCTTCCCGTTCCGTGATGACCAGATGGACAACCTCGACAACTACCTGGGCATGTTCCGCGCCCTCGTCGGCCAGACCGCCGGCATCCGCCGCGCCGGCGCCGCGAGCCTGGACCTGGCTTATGTAGCTGCCGGTCGTTTCGATGCGTTCTGGGAGTCGGGCCTGTCCGAGTGGGACATGGCGGCAGGCGCCCTGTTGATCCAGGAAGCGGGCGGCTTGGTGAGCGACTTCACCGGCGGCCACGACTTCCTTGAAAAAGGCCACATCGTTGCCGGCAACACCAAATGCTTCAAGGCTGTGCTGACGGCGATCCAGCCGCACCTGCCGGCCTCGCTGAAGCGCTAA
- the trmJ gene encoding tRNA (cytosine(32)/uridine(32)-2'-O)-methyltransferase TrmJ, whose amino-acid sequence MLQNIRVVLVNTSHPGNIGGAARAMKNMGLSRLVLVEPRSFPHHEADARASGAGDILANAQVVATLEDALVGCNLVLGTSARDRRIPWPLLDPRECGTKVVEEAGQGAEIALVFGREDSGLTNEELQRCHFHVHIPSDPGFSSLNLGAAVQVLSYEVRMAWLQAEGQPSKVEKFEATSPRSETLATMDELERFYEHLEQTLVDIEFLDPEKPRHLMARLRRLYGRSSVSRAEMNILRGILTETQKAARGELIKRKE is encoded by the coding sequence TTGTTGCAGAACATTCGTGTCGTCCTGGTCAATACCAGCCATCCGGGTAACATCGGCGGAGCTGCGCGGGCCATGAAGAACATGGGCCTGTCGCGGCTGGTGCTGGTCGAGCCGCGCTCGTTTCCCCATCACGAAGCCGACGCGCGGGCATCCGGCGCCGGTGACATCCTCGCCAATGCCCAGGTCGTCGCTACCCTGGAAGACGCCTTGGTGGGTTGCAACCTGGTGCTCGGCACCAGCGCCCGCGACCGCCGTATCCCCTGGCCGCTGCTCGATCCTCGCGAATGCGGCACCAAGGTGGTCGAGGAGGCGGGGCAGGGCGCGGAAATCGCCTTGGTGTTCGGTCGTGAAGATTCCGGCCTCACCAATGAAGAGCTGCAGCGATGTCATTTCCACGTGCATATCCCCTCCGACCCCGGCTTCAGCTCGCTGAACCTCGGGGCGGCGGTGCAGGTGTTGAGCTATGAAGTGCGCATGGCCTGGCTGCAAGCCGAAGGCCAGCCCAGCAAGGTGGAAAAATTCGAGGCGACGTCGCCGCGCAGTGAGACACTGGCGACCATGGACGAGCTGGAGCGATTCTATGAACACCTGGAGCAGACCCTGGTGGACATCGAATTCCTCGACCCGGAGAAGCCTCGGCACTTGATGGCGCGCCTGCGTCGGCTGTACGGACGAAGCTCGGTGAGCCGGGCGGAAATGAATATATTGCGCGGCATCCTCACGGAAACCCAGAAAGCGGCCCGTGGCGAGCTGATTAAGCGGAAGGAATAA
- the cysE gene encoding serine O-acetyltransferase, with translation MFERLREDIQSVFHRDPAARNAFEVLTCYPGMHAIWIHRLSGALWNMGWKWLARLVSNFGRWLTGIEIHPGAKVGRRFFIDHGMGIVIGETAEIGDDVTLYQGVTLGGTSWNKGKRHPTLENGVVVGAGAKVLGPFTVGAGAKVGSNAVVTKAVPPGATVVGIPGRIIVKPDEEQDARRKAMAEKIGFDAYGVGEDMPDPVARAINQLLDHLQAVDGRLEGMCGALKELGSDYCAKDLPELREEDFACVKDKDQSQAS, from the coding sequence ATGTTCGAACGTTTGCGTGAAGATATCCAGAGCGTCTTCCATCGTGACCCGGCGGCGCGCAATGCCTTTGAAGTGCTGACCTGCTACCCCGGCATGCACGCCATCTGGATCCATCGCCTGTCCGGCGCCTTGTGGAACATGGGATGGAAATGGCTGGCGCGGCTGGTCTCGAACTTCGGCCGCTGGTTGACCGGCATCGAGATCCATCCGGGCGCCAAGGTCGGCCGGCGGTTCTTCATCGACCACGGCATGGGCATCGTCATCGGCGAGACCGCCGAGATCGGCGACGACGTCACGCTCTATCAGGGCGTGACCCTCGGCGGCACCAGCTGGAACAAAGGCAAGCGCCACCCGACCCTGGAAAACGGCGTGGTCGTCGGTGCTGGCGCCAAGGTGCTCGGCCCGTTCACCGTGGGCGCGGGGGCGAAAGTCGGCTCCAACGCCGTGGTCACCAAGGCTGTGCCGCCCGGCGCCACCGTGGTGGGTATTCCGGGGCGGATCATCGTCAAGCCGGACGAAGAGCAGGACGCCCGGCGCAAGGCCATGGCCGAGAAGATCGGCTTCGACGCCTACGGTGTCGGCGAAGACATGCCCGACCCGGTGGCGCGCGCCATCAACCAGTTGCTTGATCATCTGCAAGCGGTGGACGGGCGCCTGGAGGGGATGTGCGGCGCCCTGAAGGAGCTGGGGAGCGATTATTGTGCCAAGGATCTGCCGGAACTGCGCGAGGAAGACTTTGCGTGCGTGAAGGACAAGGACCAAAGCCAGGCTAGCTGA
- the iscR gene encoding Fe-S cluster assembly transcriptional regulator IscR yields MRLTTKGRYAVTAMLDLALHAQHGPVSLADISERQGISLSYLEQLFAKLRRSNLVSSVRGPGGGYQLSREMQGIQVAQVIDAVNESVDATKCQGLGDCHGGDTCLTHHLWCDLSLQIHEFLSGISLADLVTRREVQEVAQRQDQRRCNGKAPHLDKIEASAVE; encoded by the coding sequence ATGCGACTGACTACAAAAGGCCGATACGCCGTGACCGCAATGCTCGATCTGGCATTGCATGCGCAGCACGGGCCGGTGTCCCTGGCCGATATCTCCGAACGCCAGGGCATCTCCCTGTCCTACCTCGAACAGCTGTTCGCCAAGCTGCGCCGCAGCAACCTGGTCTCCAGCGTTCGTGGCCCCGGTGGCGGCTACCAGCTGTCGCGCGAGATGCAAGGCATCCAGGTCGCCCAGGTGATCGATGCCGTGAACGAATCGGTCGATGCGACCAAATGCCAAGGGCTGGGCGACTGCCACGGCGGCGATACTTGCTTGACCCATCATCTGTGGTGCGACTTGAGCCTGCAGATTCACGAATTTCTGAGTGGTATCAGCTTGGCCGACCTTGTGACTCGCCGTGAGGTGCAAGAAGTAGCCCAGCGTCAGGACCAGCGCCGTTGCAATGGCAAGGCGCCGCACCTGGACAAGATTGAAGCGTCCGCCGTCGAATGA
- a CDS encoding IscS subfamily cysteine desulfurase, whose translation MKLPIYLDYSATTPVDPRVAQKMSECLLVDGNFGNPASRSHVFGWKAEESVENARRQVADLVNADPREIVWTSGATESDNLAIKGVAHFYHTKGKHLITSKIEHKAVLDTMRQLEREGFEVTYIEPGEDGIITPAMVEAALRDDTILVSIMHVNNEIGTVNDIAAIGELTRSKGVLFHVDGAQSTGKVDIDLSKLKVDLMSFSAHKTYGPKGIGALYVSRKPRVRLEATMHGGGHERGMRSGTLATHQIVGMGEAFRVAKEDMAAENVRIKALSDRFFKQVEHLEELYVNGSMTARVPHNLNLSFNYVEGESLIMALKDLAVSSGSACTSASLEPSYVLRALGRNDELAHSSIRFTFGRFTTEEEIDYAAQKVCEAVTKLRALSPLWDMYKDGVDISKIEWAAH comes from the coding sequence ATGAAATTGCCGATTTACCTTGATTACTCTGCGACCACCCCGGTTGATCCGCGTGTCGCGCAAAAGATGAGTGAATGCCTGCTGGTCGACGGAAACTTCGGCAACCCGGCCTCGCGTTCCCACGTGTTTGGCTGGAAAGCCGAAGAGTCGGTCGAAAACGCCCGTCGCCAGGTCGCCGACCTGGTCAATGCCGACCCGCGCGAGATCGTCTGGACCTCCGGTGCCACCGAGTCCGACAACCTGGCAATCAAGGGTGTCGCGCATTTCTACCACACCAAGGGCAAGCACCTGATCACCTCCAAGATCGAGCACAAGGCTGTCCTGGACACCATGCGCCAACTGGAGCGTGAAGGCTTCGAAGTCACCTACATCGAGCCCGGTGAAGATGGCATCATCACTCCGGCCATGGTCGAAGCCGCCCTGCGCGACGACACCATCCTGGTTTCGATCATGCACGTGAACAACGAGATCGGCACCGTCAACGACATCGCGGCCATCGGCGAACTGACCCGTTCCAAGGGCGTCCTGTTCCACGTCGACGGCGCGCAGTCCACCGGCAAGGTCGACATCGACCTGTCCAAGCTGAAAGTCGACCTGATGTCGTTCTCGGCCCACAAGACTTATGGCCCTAAAGGCATCGGCGCCCTGTACGTCAGCCGCAAGCCGCGTGTTCGCCTCGAAGCGACCATGCACGGCGGCGGTCACGAGCGTGGCATGCGTTCCGGTACCCTGGCGACCCACCAGATCGTTGGCATGGGCGAAGCCTTCCGCGTGGCCAAGGAAGACATGGCCGCCGAGAACGTCCGTATCAAAGCCTTGAGCGACCGTTTCTTCAAGCAGGTCGAGCACCTCGAAGAGCTTTACGTCAACGGCAGTATGACCGCCCGCGTTCCACACAACCTGAACCTGAGCTTCAACTACGTTGAAGGCGAGTCGCTGATCATGGCGCTCAAGGATCTGGCCGTATCGTCCGGATCGGCGTGCACCTCGGCGTCGCTGGAGCCTTCCTACGTACTGCGTGCCCTGGGCCGCAACGACGAACTGGCTCACAGCTCGATCCGCTTCACCTTCGGCCGCTTCACTACCGAAGAAGAAATCGATTACGCCGCGCAGAAAGTCTGCGAGGCCGTTACCAAGCTGCGTGCTCTTTCGCCGCTGTGGGACATGTACAAAGACGGCGTCGACATTTCGAAAATCGAATGGGCGGCGCACTGA
- the iscU gene encoding Fe-S cluster assembly scaffold IscU, with amino-acid sequence MAYSEKVIDHYENPRNVGKMDAQDPDVGTGMVGAPACGDVMRLQIKVNEQGIIEDAKFKTYGCGSAIASSSLATEWMKGKTLDEAETIKNTQLAEELALPPVKIHCSVLAEDAIKAAVRDYKQKKGLI; translated from the coding sequence ATGGCATATAGCGAAAAGGTCATCGACCACTACGAGAACCCGCGCAACGTCGGCAAGATGGACGCGCAGGATCCTGACGTCGGCACCGGCATGGTCGGCGCCCCGGCGTGCGGCGACGTGATGCGCCTGCAGATCAAGGTCAACGAGCAAGGCATCATCGAAGATGCCAAGTTCAAGACCTACGGCTGCGGCTCCGCCATCGCGTCCAGCTCCCTGGCAACCGAGTGGATGAAAGGCAAGACCCTCGACGAAGCCGAAACCATCAAGAACACTCAGTTGGCCGAAGAACTGGCCTTGCCGCCAGTGAAAATCCACTGCTCGGTACTCGCTGAAGACGCCATCAAGGCCGCCGTTCGCGATTACAAGCAGAAGAAAGGCTTGATCTGA
- the iscA gene encoding iron-sulfur cluster assembly protein IscA, protein MAIQMTEAAANHIQRSLAGRGKGEGIRLGVRTTGCSGLAYVLEFVDEVGEDDQVFESHGQKVIIDPKSLTYLDGTELDFVKEGLNEGFKFNNPNVRGECGCGESFNI, encoded by the coding sequence ATGGCTATCCAGATGACAGAAGCGGCAGCTAACCATATCCAGCGCTCTCTTGCGGGGCGCGGCAAGGGCGAGGGTATCCGCCTGGGTGTTCGCACCACGGGTTGTTCTGGCCTCGCCTATGTACTGGAATTCGTCGACGAAGTCGGTGAAGACGACCAGGTGTTCGAGAGTCATGGTCAGAAAGTGATCATCGACCCCAAGAGCCTGACGTACCTGGACGGCACCGAGCTGGATTTCGTCAAGGAAGGGTTGAACGAAGGCTTCAAGTTCAACAACCCCAACGTGCGCGGTGAATGTGGCTGCGGCGAAAGCTTCAATATCTGA
- the hscB gene encoding co-chaperone HscB, translating into MGTPCHFALFQLQPAFQLDLDQLSARYLELARGVHPDRFADASEAEQRRALEQSANLNEAYQTLKSPAKRARYLLAISGHELPLEVTVHDPEFLLQQMQWREELEDLQDSADLAGVAVFKRRLKDAQQELNESFAACWNDAAQREQAERLMRRMQFLDKLTYEVRQLEERLDD; encoded by the coding sequence GTGGGTACTCCTTGTCATTTTGCGTTGTTCCAGTTGCAGCCGGCTTTCCAGCTGGACCTCGATCAGTTGTCCGCGCGTTATCTGGAGCTGGCCCGTGGTGTCCACCCCGACCGCTTTGCCGATGCCTCCGAGGCTGAGCAGCGGCGGGCGCTCGAGCAGTCGGCGAACCTCAACGAGGCCTACCAGACGCTCAAGAGTCCGGCCAAACGCGCGCGTTACCTGCTCGCCATCAGCGGTCATGAGTTGCCCCTGGAAGTCACGGTGCACGATCCCGAGTTCCTGTTGCAGCAGATGCAATGGCGCGAGGAGCTCGAAGACCTGCAGGACAGCGCCGACCTGGCGGGTGTCGCGGTCTTCAAGCGTCGCCTGAAAGACGCCCAGCAAGAACTCAACGAGAGCTTCGCCGCCTGCTGGAACGACGCTGCGCAACGCGAACAGGCCGAACGCCTGATGCGGCGCATGCAGTTCCTCGACAAGCTGACCTACGAAGTGCGCCAGTTGGAAGAGCGCCTCGACGATTAA
- the hscA gene encoding Fe-S protein assembly chaperone HscA: protein MALLQIAEPGQSPQPHQRRLAVGIDLGTTNSLVAALRSGLSEPLADEQGRVILPSAVRYHTDRVEVGESAKLAAATDPLNTVVSVKRLMGRGLSDVKQLGDQLPYRFVGGESHMPFIETVQGPKSPVEVSADILKVLRQRAEAALGGELVGAVITVPAYFDDAQRQATKDAAKLAGLNVLRLLNEPTAAAVAYGLDQHAEGLVAIYDLGGGTFDISILRLTGGVFEVLATGGDSALGGDDFDHAIAGWIIEQAGLSADLDPGTQRHLLQTACAAKEALTDAASVEVAYGEWKATLTREAFNALIEPMVARSLKACRRAVRDSGVELEDVKAVVMVGGSTRVPRVREAVAEAFGRQPLTEIDPDQVVAIGAAIQADTLAGNKRDGGELLLLDVIPLSLGLETMGGLMEKVIPRNTTIPVARAQDFTTYKDGQSAMMIHVLQGERELISDCRSLARFELRGIPAMVAGAAKIRVTFQVDADGLLNVSARELGSGVEASIQVKPSYGLTDGEIAKMLKDSFQHASDDKVARVLREQQVDAQRLIEAVQAALEADGERLLDAEERMVIEMQMQELSELIKGIDGYAIEQQTKRLSQVTDAFAARRLDSTVKAALAGRNLNEIEE, encoded by the coding sequence ATGGCCCTACTGCAGATCGCCGAACCCGGCCAAAGTCCACAACCGCACCAGCGTCGCCTGGCTGTCGGGATCGACTTGGGTACCACCAATTCCCTGGTCGCTGCTTTGCGCAGCGGTCTTTCCGAGCCGCTGGCCGACGAGCAGGGGCGGGTGATCCTGCCGTCTGCCGTGCGCTACCACACCGATCGCGTCGAAGTCGGCGAGTCGGCCAAGCTGGCCGCCGCCACCGATCCACTCAATACCGTCGTGTCGGTCAAGCGCTTGATGGGCCGTGGTCTGTCCGACGTCAAACAATTGGGCGATCAACTGCCGTACCGCTTCGTCGGCGGCGAATCCCACATGCCGTTCATCGAAACCGTGCAGGGCCCGAAAAGCCCGGTAGAAGTCTCCGCCGATATCCTCAAGGTCCTGCGTCAGCGCGCCGAAGCCGCTTTGGGCGGTGAATTGGTGGGCGCGGTGATCACCGTTCCGGCCTATTTCGATGACGCCCAGCGCCAAGCCACCAAGGACGCGGCCAAGCTCGCCGGTCTCAACGTGCTGCGCCTGCTCAACGAGCCGACGGCGGCTGCGGTGGCGTACGGCCTGGACCAGCACGCCGAGGGCCTCGTCGCCATTTACGACCTGGGCGGCGGCACGTTTGATATTTCGATCCTGCGCCTGACCGGCGGTGTCTTCGAAGTCCTCGCCACCGGTGGCGACAGCGCCTTGGGCGGCGACGACTTCGATCACGCTATTGCCGGCTGGATCATCGAGCAGGCTGGCTTGTCCGCTGATCTCGATCCGGGTACCCAGCGCCATCTGCTGCAAACCGCCTGCGCCGCGAAGGAAGCCTTGACCGACGCCGCCAGCGTTGAGGTCGCTTACGGTGAGTGGAAAGCCACGCTGACCCGCGAAGCTTTCAATGCCCTGATCGAACCCATGGTCGCTCGCAGCCTCAAGGCCTGCCGCCGTGCCGTGCGTGATTCCGGCGTCGAGCTGGAAGATGTCAAGGCCGTGGTCATGGTCGGTGGTTCGACCCGCGTGCCTCGGGTTCGCGAAGCCGTTGCCGAAGCTTTTGGCCGCCAGCCGCTGACTGAAATCGACCCGGACCAGGTGGTCGCCATCGGCGCCGCGATCCAGGCCGATACCCTGGCTGGCAACAAGCGCGACGGCGGCGAATTGCTGCTGCTCGACGTGATTCCGTTGTCCCTGGGCCTGGAAACCATGGGCGGCCTGATGGAGAAGGTGATCCCGCGCAACACCACCATCCCCGTCGCCCGCGCCCAGGACTTCACTACTTATAAGGACGGCCAGTCGGCCATGATGATTCATGTGCTGCAAGGCGAGCGTGAATTGATCAGCGACTGCCGCTCCCTGGCGCGTTTCGAATTGCGCGGCATCCCGGCGATGGTCGCCGGCGCGGCGAAGATTCGCGTGACCTTCCAGGTCGACGCCGATGGCCTGCTCAATGTCTCCGCCCGCGAGCTCGGTTCGGGCGTCGAGGCAAGCATCCAGGTCAAGCCGTCCTACGGCCTGACCGACGGCGAAATCGCCAAGATGCTCAAGGATTCGTTCCAGCACGCCAGCGACGACAAAGTCGCCCGTGTGCTGCGCGAGCAGCAGGTCGACGCCCAGCGCCTGATCGAAGCCGTGCAGGCCGCCCTCGAAGCCGACGGCGAGCGCTTGCTCGACGCCGAGGAGCGCATGGTTATCGAAATGCAGATGCAAGAACTCTCCGAATTGATCAAGGGCATCGATGGATATGCCATCGAGCAGCAGACCAAGCGTCTGTCGCAAGTCACCGATGCCTTTGCTGCCCGCCGCCTGGACTCGACGGTGAAAGCCGCCCTGGCGGGGCGCAACCTGAATGAAATCGAGGAATAA
- the fdx gene encoding ISC system 2Fe-2S type ferredoxin, translating to MPQVIFLPHEKFCPEGMVVEAEPGISILELAHEHHIEIESACGGVCACTTCHCIIREGFDSLEEADELEEDFLDRAWGLEAQSRLSCQAIVGTEDLTVEIPKYSLNHAAEAPH from the coding sequence ATGCCGCAGGTGATTTTTCTGCCCCACGAGAAGTTCTGTCCTGAGGGCATGGTCGTGGAGGCCGAGCCCGGGATATCCATTCTTGAGCTGGCCCATGAGCACCATATCGAGATCGAGAGTGCCTGTGGCGGCGTCTGTGCTTGCACGACCTGCCATTGCATCATTCGTGAGGGCTTCGATTCGCTGGAAGAGGCAGATGAGTTGGAAGAAGACTTCCTCGATCGGGCCTGGGGGCTGGAGGCACAATCGCGCCTGAGCTGCCAAGCCATCGTCGGCACTGAAGACCTGACTGTCGAGATTCCGAAATATTCGCTTAACCATGCGGCCGAAGCGCCGCACTGA
- the iscX gene encoding Fe-S cluster assembly protein IscX, with the protein MSYGWNDVQRIAEELAEAHEGLDPYSVGFVRLQQMILELPGFDATSGRVGEKVLEAVQELWAAELD; encoded by the coding sequence ATGAGCTATGGTTGGAATGATGTACAACGCATCGCGGAAGAATTGGCCGAAGCCCACGAGGGTCTCGATCCGTACTCTGTAGGTTTCGTCCGTCTGCAGCAGATGATCCTTGAGCTGCCTGGCTTCGATGCCACCTCTGGCCGAGTCGGCGAGAAGGTGTTGGAAGCGGTTCAGGAGCTCTGGGCCGCAGAATTGGACTGA
- the ndk gene encoding nucleoside-diphosphate kinase — MAVQRTFSIIKPDAVAKNVIGKIVTRFEDAGLRVVASKMKQLSKAEAEGFYAEHSERGFFGELVAFMTSGPVVVQVLEGENAIARNRELMGATNPKEAAAGTIRADFAESIDANAVHGSDSEAAAAREIAYFFSATEVTTR; from the coding sequence ATGGCTGTTCAACGTACTTTCTCCATCATCAAGCCTGACGCCGTTGCTAAAAACGTGATCGGCAAGATCGTTACCCGCTTCGAAGACGCTGGCCTGCGCGTTGTAGCTTCGAAAATGAAGCAACTGTCCAAAGCCGAAGCCGAAGGCTTCTACGCTGAGCACAGCGAGCGCGGTTTCTTCGGTGAACTGGTTGCCTTCATGACTTCCGGTCCGGTTGTCGTTCAGGTGCTGGAAGGCGAGAACGCCATCGCTCGCAACCGTGAGCTGATGGGCGCTACCAACCCTAAAGAAGCTGCTGCCGGCACCATCCGTGCTGACTTCGCTGAATCCATCGACGCCAACGCCGTCCACGGTTCGGACTCCGAAGCCGCCGCTGCTCGCGAAATCGCTTACTTTTTCTCCGCTACTGAAGTAACCACTCGCTAA
- the rlmN gene encoding 23S rRNA (adenine(2503)-C(2))-methyltransferase RlmN, giving the protein MTTSNGKTNLLGLTQPEMEKFFDSIGEKRFRAGQVMKWIHHFGVDDFDAMTNVGKALREKLKAVAEIRGPEVVSQDISSDGTRKWVVRVASGSCVETVYIPQGKRGTLCVSSQAGCALDCSFCSTGKQGFNSNLTAAEVIGQVWIANKSFGSVPATVDRAITNVVMMGMGEPLLNFDNVVAAMHLMMDDLGYGISKRRVTLSTSGVVPMIDELAKHIDVSLALSLHAPNDALRNQLVPINKKYPLKMLLESCQRYMSSLGEKRVLTIEYTLLKEVNDKVEHAVEMIELLKNIPCKINLIPFNPFPHSGYERPSNNAIRRFQDQLHHAGFNVTVRTTRGEDIDAACGQLVGQVLDRTRRSERYIAVRELNAADDAVQNAANSH; this is encoded by the coding sequence ATGACTACATCGAACGGCAAAACCAACCTGCTGGGCCTGACCCAGCCGGAAATGGAGAAATTCTTCGACTCGATCGGGGAGAAGCGTTTCCGTGCCGGTCAGGTGATGAAATGGATTCACCACTTTGGCGTCGACGATTTCGACGCCATGACGAATGTCGGCAAGGCCCTGCGCGAAAAGCTCAAGGCCGTTGCCGAGATTCGCGGCCCCGAAGTGGTCAGCCAGGACATTTCCAGCGACGGCACCCGCAAGTGGGTGGTGCGCGTGGCGTCCGGCAGCTGCGTCGAGACCGTCTACATTCCCCAGGGCAAGCGCGGCACCTTGTGCGTTTCGTCCCAGGCAGGCTGTGCCCTGGATTGCAGTTTCTGCTCCACCGGCAAGCAAGGCTTCAACAGCAACCTCACTGCCGCCGAAGTGATCGGCCAGGTGTGGATTGCCAACAAATCCTTTGGCAGCGTCCCGGCAACCGTCGACCGTGCCATCACCAACGTGGTGATGATGGGCATGGGTGAGCCGCTGCTGAACTTCGACAACGTCGTCGCCGCCATGCACCTGATGATGGATGACCTGGGCTACGGCATCTCCAAGCGCCGCGTGACCCTGTCCACCTCCGGCGTGGTGCCGATGATCGATGAGCTGGCCAAGCACATCGACGTCTCGCTGGCGTTGTCGCTGCACGCACCGAATGACGCATTGCGTAACCAATTGGTGCCGATCAACAAGAAATATCCGCTTAAGATGCTGCTGGAGTCGTGCCAGCGCTACATGTCGTCCCTGGGCGAAAAACGTGTGCTGACCATCGAGTACACCTTGCTCAAGGAAGTGAATGACAAGGTTGAACACGCGGTCGAGATGATCGAGCTGCTCAAGAACATTCCGTGCAAGATCAACCTGATCCCGTTCAACCCGTTCCCGCATTCCGGCTACGAGCGTCCGAGCAACAATGCGATTCGTCGGTTCCAGGATCAGCTTCACCACGCTGGCTTCAACGTCACCGTGCGCACCACCCGTGGCGAAGACATCGATGCCGCGTGTGGCCAATTGGTAGGACAGGTGCTGGATCGCACCCGTCGCAGCGAACGCTACATTGCCGTGCGCGAATTGAACGCCGCGGACGATGCAGTACAGAACGCTGCGAACAGTCATTAA